A genomic stretch from Malus domestica chromosome 15, GDT2T_hap1 includes:
- the LOC139191676 gene encoding uncharacterized protein: protein MKAFSTLLKLKDSDTFAWTDEHQAAFTQIKVSLTTPPVLVPPRRGKPLKLYISAAEGSIGYLLAQDNDAGREQAIFYLSRNLNQPETNYSAVEKLYLAVFFTAFKLWHYMLPSVTQVITQTNVIRYMLTRPIVKGRIRKWTMALSEFSLQYVSQKAVKGQALADFLAQHPSPYGFGDTDVKIGMVETRDNYWTMYFDGSSTSSSAGVGVVIQSPNHDRWYFSLKLDFDCTNNKAEYEALIIGLGLLHDLRATRALVLGDSELVINQLNGSFRCMSCTLAPYHMVASYLAESFDGITFEHISWIHNTDADELAQIASGAQLLGGKLGREIPVLRQLYPALVNQQILRRDDVIRTRVMSLPSLLDRQDSIEVCAVEAIPDDWRKPIMQYLDNPNGKHSRKTRVHATNYVMYQNELYRKGEDGLLLLCLGPQEGAQAITEIHEGICGAHQSGRKMRWLLRRHGYFWPRILKDCIEFARGCVQCQIHGPIQRVPAESLNSVIKPWPFRGWAMDVIGKITPSSGAAKHSWIIMETDYFTKWVEAKSYAELTSKEVCDFVEEHIVTRFGVLETIITDNGTIFTAERFREYTAGLKIRLEQSTPYYPQANGQAEASNKVLIGILEKVIKERPGMWHLKLNEALWAYRTSPRSATGTTPYALTYGHDVMLPVELSINSLRLIEQSSLVSAEYNQSMRQELEDLEEARLDAYNLLVAQKRIAERAYNQKVR from the coding sequence atgaaagcgttctcgacgcttttgaaacttaaggactcagaTACATTTGCGTGGACGGACGAGCATCAGGCAGCGTTtacacaaatcaaagtctccctcacgaCACCACCTGTCCTTGTTCCACCACGGCGCGGTAAACCTCTCAAACTATATATCTCGGCGGCTGAAGGGTCCATCGGCTACCTCCTCGCCCAAGATAACGATGCCGGGCGAGAGCAGGCTATTTTTTACCTCAGTCGAAATCTTAATCAACCGGAAACcaattattccgccgttgaGAAGCTTTATCTTGCCGTGTTCTTCACCGCCTTCAAGCTCTGGCATTACATGCTTCCGTCGGTCACACAAGTCATTACCCAGACCAacgttatccggtacatgcttacccggccaatCGTAAAAGGGAGAATTAGGAAGtggacgatggcgttgtccgagtttagcttgcaatacgtgtctcagaaagctgtcaaaggccaaGCATTGGCCGACTTCCTTGCTCAACACCCTTCCCCCTACGGTTTTGGGGACACCGATGTCAAAATCGGCATGGTTGAAACacgcgacaactattggacgatgtattttgacgGTTCCAGTACTTCATCCTCGGCCGGCGTTGGGGTTGTCATTCAATCTCCTAAtcacgatcgttggtatttttcgcttaagttggattttgactgcaccaataataaggctgaatatgaagcccttaTCATCGGCCTTGGCCTCCTTCATGACTTGCGGGCCACCCGTGCCCTCGTCCTCGGCGATTCTgagcttgtgattaaccaacttaatgggtctttccgctgcatgagttgtaccctggcaccctaccacatggttgccagctatttggccgagtcatTCGACGGTATTACTTTCGAGCATATTTCCTGGATCCATAATACCGACGCggacgagttggctcaaatcgcctccggtgcacaactcctggggggcaagctaggccgagaaataccgGTGTTACGACAGCtgtacccggccttggttaaccAGCAAATCCTCCGACGCGACGACGTGATACGCACCAGAGTCATGTCCTTACCCTCGTTGTTAGATCGACAAGACTCTATAGAGGTTTGTGCTGTTGAGGcaataccagatgattggagaaagcccattatgcagtaccttgacaatcccaatggaaaacatagtcgcaagacacgagttcacgccacgaactatgtcatgTATCAAAATGAGTTATACCGGAAAGGCGAGGATGGATTGCTACtactatgcctcggcccccaagagggTGCTCAAGCGATCACAGAAATACATGAAGGGATTTGCGGAGCTCATCAATCCGGacggaaaatgcgatggctacttcgacgacacggctatttttggccaagaatactaaaggattgtatcgagttcgcacgaggatgcgtacagtgtcaaatccatgggcctatacaaagggtcccggccgaatcgtTGAATTCAGTCATTAAaccatggccgtttagaggatgggccatggacgtgaTCGGTAAAATCACGCCATCTTCTGGGGCTGCCAAGCACTCATGGATAATAATGGAgactgattactttactaagtgggtcgaagcgaaatcatatgccgagctaacatctaaagaagtttgtgaCTTTGTGgaagaacacattgtgaccagatTCGGCGTACTGGAAACAATTATAACCGACAATGGCACGATCTTTACAGCCGAAAGATTTAGAGAGTATACAGCAGGTTTGAAAATTCGGCTTGAACAGTCTACACCGTATTACCCACAAgcaaatgggcaggccgaggcaagtaataaagtgttgatcggcattctcgagaaggtaataaaggaaaggcccggtatgtggcatttgaagttgaatgaggcattatgggcatatcgaacgTCACCCCGATCGGCGACTGGGACAACCCCGTATGCACTAACTTACGGACACGACGtaatgttaccagtcgagttaaGCATAAATTCATTGCGGTTGATTGAGCAAAGTAGTTTAGTTAGCGcggaatataatcagtccatgagacaggagttggaagatttggaagaagcgcgacttgacgcttaCAACCTgttggtggcacaaaaacgGATTGCCGAacgagcctataatcaaaaggtacGGTAG